One window of Myxocyprinus asiaticus isolate MX2 ecotype Aquarium Trade chromosome 6, UBuf_Myxa_2, whole genome shotgun sequence genomic DNA carries:
- the LOC127442526 gene encoding tropomyosin alpha-1 chain-like isoform X1 — protein MEAIKKKMQMLKLDKENAIDRAEQAESDKKAAEDKCKQLEDELLGLLKKLKGTEDELDKYSEALKEAQEKLELSEKKATDAEGDVAALNRRIQLVEEELDRAQERLATALQKLEEAEKAADESERGIKVIENRAMKDEEKMEIQEMQLKEAKHIAEEADRKYEEVARKLVILEGELERAEERAEISELKGGDLEEELKNVTNNLKSLEAQSDKYSEKEDKYEEEIKVLADKLKEAETRAEFAERTVAKLEKTIDDLEECLAQAKQQNLEMNQVLDQTLQELNSL, from the exons ATGGAGGCCATAAAGAAGAAGATGCAGATGCTGAAGTTGGACAAGGAGAATGCCATTGACCGAGCGGAGCAGGCCGAATCTGATAAGAAGGCAGCAGAAGACAAGTGCAAACAG CTAGAAGATGAGTTGCTTGGTTTGCTGAAGAAACTGAAGGGAACTGAAGATGAACTGGATAAATATTCAGAAGCTCTCAAAGAAGCTCAGGAGAAACTGGAGTTATCTGAGAAAAAGGCAACAGAT GCAGAAGGTGATGTTGCCGCGCTGAACCGCAGAATCCAACTAGTTGAAGAGGAACTGGATCGAGCTCAGGAGAGACTGGCTACGGCACTACAGAAACTAGAGGAAGCAGAGAAAGCAGCGGATGAGAGCGAGAG AGGAATAAAGGTTATTGAGAATCGTGCGATGAAAGATGAAGAAAAGATGGAAATCCAGGAAATGCAACTGAAAGAGGCCAAACACATCGCTGAGGAGGCAGACCGCAAATACGAGGAG gtgGCTCGTAAACTGGTGATTTTGGAGGGTGAACTGGAGAGAGCAGAAGAGAGAGCGGAGATTTCTGAACT tAAAGGCGGAGATCTGGAAGAAGAACTGAAAAATGTAACTAATAACCTAAAATCTTTAGAAGCCCAATCAGACAAG TATTCAGAGAAAGAGGACAAATACGAAGAGGAAATCAAAGTTCTCGCTGATAAACTGAAAGAG GCTGAGACCCGTGCTGAGTTTGCAGAAAGAACGGTGGCCAAACTGGAAAAGACCATCGATGACCTGGAAG